GACCAGGGTGAAGCCCTCTTCTCCCGACCGCTGGTCACCGTTCGCCCTGAGCCTGTCGAAGGGCTTCATTGTCTTTGGCGAAAGAACAGGGCTTCGACAAGCTCAGCCCGAACGGATTTCAACATGCGCATATTCAACTCCTTCAAGCCCCGGTGAGGCTTTGCAGCTGCAGGATCGGCAGCAGGATGGACAGGATGATGACGGCGACGATGCCGCCCATCGCGATGATGATGACCGGCTCCAGCATGGCGAGCGCGGTGGAGGTGAAGCTGTCGAACTCCCGCTCCAGATAGTCGGCCGCGCGCTCCAGCATGGTGTCGAGCCGCCCGGCGCTTTCACCGCTCGCCGCCAGATAGACCAGAAGCGGCGGGAACACGCCGGCCCGGCGGAGCGCCGCCGACAGGCTGCCGCCGCCCCGGATCGCTTCCACGATCTCGTCCGACGCCTTGCGCAGCACCCGGTTGTGGACGGTGTTCGCCGTCAGCGTCAGCCCCTCCATCAGCGGCAGGCGGCTGGCAACCATGGTGGACAACGTCCGCGCCATCCGCGCGGCATGAAGGTCGCGGATCAACCGGCCCAGCAGCGGCAGGCCCAGCAGCATCGCATCGAACCGATAGCGAAAGCCGTCATTTTGCAACGCCCGCCAGAAGCCGACGCCCCCCAGCACCATCAGGATCAGCAACAGCCACCAATAGGCGGCCAGGAAAGCGGACACGGCCATCACGATCCGCGTCAGCAGTGGCAATTCCTGCCCCACCGTGTCGAACTGCTCGACCACCTTGGGCACGACGAAGATCATCAGCGCCGCGACCACGAACACGGCGAAGGTCGCCAGCACCGAGGGATAAGCGATCGCGGTCAGCACCTTGGAGCGCATCAGCGCCTGCCGCTCCATCAGATCGGACAATCGTTCCATGATCGTCGGCAGGCTGCCGGAGCTTTCACCGGCGGAAATCATCGCGCGATAGAGCGGTGGGAAGCTTTTGGGTTCCGCGCCCAGCGCGTCGGCCAGACGCCGCCCTTCCATGACCCCGCCATGCACCTTGCCCACGATCGCACGGACATGATCCTGCTCGCTCTGGCGGCCGATGGTGCGCAACGATTCCTCCAGCGGGCTGACCTGGGTCAGCGTCGCCAACTGGCGGGTGAAGAGCGTCAGTTCCTTGGGGCTGAGGCGCGGCGTGCGCAGCGACAGGCCCGCTCGCTGGCGCGCCGTTTCCACCGCGCCCGGCTCGATCCGCACGATGAACATCTTGCGCGCATCCAGCTTGGCGCGGGCATCCTCGATCGTTGCGGCCTTGATACTGCCGCTGCGCTCCCGGCCCGTAGGATCGATGACGCTATAGTCGAAATCAGCCATCGGCGATGGTTTCCGCATCCACCGTGTCGCGGCGCGATACGCGGATCGCCTCCTCCGCCGTGGTCTGCCCGTCGCGCACCAGCGCGCGCGCGGCCGACCCCAGATTGGGCGCGTTCAGGAAAGCGTGGCGCGCGATCAGCGATTCATCGCCCCCGTCATTGATCAGGCGGCGGATCGTATCGTCCACCCGGATCGCCTCGAACACGCCGATCCGCCCCTTATAGCCGGTGCCATTGCACTCGGTGCAACCGCGCGCCTTGTAGATGATCGTGCCGGGGTCGAAACCCAGCAGCGCACTGGCCGACTTGTCCGCCTGCACCGGCTCGCGGCAATGCTGGCACAGACGCCGCACCAGCCGCTGGGCGATCACGGCGCGCAGCGTGGACGCCATCAGGAAGGGTTCGACCCGCATGTCGCGCATCCGCGTGATCGCGCCGACAGCATCGTTGGTATGGACGGTCGACAGCACCAGATGCCCGGTCAGCGACGCCTGCACCGCGATCTCTGCCGTTTCCCGGTCGCGGATTTCGCCGACCATCACGACATCGGGGTCCTGCCGCAGGATCGCGCGCAGCCCGGCCGCGAAGGTCAGTCCGACCTTGGCATTGACCTGGGTCTGGCCGACACCCTCCATCGCATATTCGACCGGGTCTTCGACGGTCAGGATATTGCGGCTGCCATCGTTCAACTGACGCAGTCCGGCATAAAGCGTCGTCGTCTTGCCCGAACCCGTCGGCCCCGTGACCAGGATGATGCCGTTGGGTTCGCTCAATCCTTCGCGGAAGATGCGATCGGGCGTGCCGGTCATGCCCAGCAGGTCGAGCGTGATCCCGGCATTTTCCTTGTCCAGGATACGCAGCACCACCCGCTCGCCCGCGCGGCTGGGCAGCGTCGATACGCGGACGTCGAGCAGCTTGCCGCCCAGCGTCAGGCCGATGCGCCCATCCTGCGGCACGCGCCGTTCGGCGATGTCGAGCCGCGCCATCACCTTGATGCGGCTGACGACCACCGGCGCGACATGCGGCGGCATGCGCAGCGTTTCGCGCAACACACCGTCCACGCGCATGCGCACGATCAGGCCGGTTTCATAGGGTTCGATGTGGATATCCGACACGCCCTGCCGCGCGGCTTCGGCGATGATGCCATTGATCAGGCGGATGGCGGGCGCATCGTCTGCACTGTCGAGCAGATCGTCGGCAGTCGGGATGTCGGCGGCAAGGATGTCCAGTTCATCCGCGCCGACCTCCAGCGACCCAGCCATGGCCGCCGCGCTGCCCTCCATCGCATAATGGTTGGACAGGTGCCGGTCGAACTGCGCCGGTTCGACGAAGATCACGTCGAAACTGCGCGCCAGATGGCGGCGTACCTCCAGCAGGATGCGCGGGTCGCTGCCTTCGCGCACGGCAATGGCCAGGCGGTCCCCCTCCACCGGCAGCATGACGACGCCATGCTTGCGCGCGAAGACATAGGGAATGTCGATGGGGCGGGGGGCGGCAGGATGGGACCC
This window of the Sphingobium sp. CR2-8 genome carries:
- the gspE gene encoding type II secretion system ATPase GspE, which encodes MDIPYVFARKHGVVMLPVEGDRLAIAVREGSDPRILLEVRRHLARSFDVIFVEPAQFDRHLSNHYAMEGSAAAMAGSLEVGADELDILAADIPTADDLLDSADDAPAIRLINGIIAEAARQGVSDIHIEPYETGLIVRMRVDGVLRETLRMPPHVAPVVVSRIKVMARLDIAERRVPQDGRIGLTLGGKLLDVRVSTLPSRAGERVVLRILDKENAGITLDLLGMTGTPDRIFREGLSEPNGIILVTGPTGSGKTTTLYAGLRQLNDGSRNILTVEDPVEYAMEGVGQTQVNAKVGLTFAAGLRAILRQDPDVVMVGEIRDRETAEIAVQASLTGHLVLSTVHTNDAVGAITRMRDMRVEPFLMASTLRAVIAQRLVRRLCQHCREPVQADKSASALLGFDPGTIIYKARGCTECNGTGYKGRIGVFEAIRVDDTIRRLINDGGDESLIARHAFLNAPNLGSAARALVRDGQTTAEEAIRVSRRDTVDAETIADG
- the gspF gene encoding type II secretion system inner membrane protein GspF; the encoded protein is MADFDYSVIDPTGRERSGSIKAATIEDARAKLDARKMFIVRIEPGAVETARQRAGLSLRTPRLSPKELTLFTRQLATLTQVSPLEESLRTIGRQSEQDHVRAIVGKVHGGVMEGRRLADALGAEPKSFPPLYRAMISAGESSGSLPTIMERLSDLMERQALMRSKVLTAIAYPSVLATFAVFVVAALMIFVVPKVVEQFDTVGQELPLLTRIVMAVSAFLAAYWWLLLILMVLGGVGFWRALQNDGFRYRFDAMLLGLPLLGRLIRDLHAARMARTLSTMVASRLPLMEGLTLTANTVHNRVLRKASDEIVEAIRGGGSLSAALRRAGVFPPLLVYLAASGESAGRLDTMLERAADYLEREFDSFTSTALAMLEPVIIIAMGGIVAVIILSILLPILQLQSLTGA